In the Panthera uncia isolate 11264 chromosome D2, Puncia_PCG_1.0, whole genome shotgun sequence genome, one interval contains:
- the LOC125932631 gene encoding 60S ribosomal protein L21-like, whose translation MTHTKGKRRGTRWMFSRPFRKHGAVPLATYMRIYKKGDIADIQGMGTAHKGTPHKCSHGKTGRVSDVAQRAVGIAVKKQVEGKSLAKRINARAEPVKHSKSRDSFLKRVKESDQRKKEAKEKETWVQQKRQPAPPSEAHFVRTDGQEPELLEPMPYEFTA comes from the coding sequence ATGACCcacacaaagggaaagaggagaggtacCCGCTGGATGTTCTCTCGGCCTTTCAGAAAACACGGAGCTGTTCCTTTGGCAACATACATGCGAATCTACAAGAAAGGTGATATTGCGGACATCCAGGGAATGGGCACTGCTCACAAAGGAACGCCCCACAAATGTTCCCATGGCAAAACTGGAAGAGTCTCCGACGTTGCCCAGCGTGCCGTTGGCATTGCCGTAAAGAAACAGGTTGAGGGCAAGAGTCTTGCTAAGAGAATTAATGCACGTGCTGAGCCCGTCAAGCACTCAAAGAGCCGAGACAGCTTCCTGAAGCGTGTGAAGGAAAGCgatcagagaaagaaggaagccaaggagaaagaGACTTGGGTGCAACAGAAGCGCCAGCCGGCCCCACCCAGCGAAGCACACTTCGTGAGAACCGACGGACAGGAGCCTGAGCTGCTGGAACCCATGCCCTATGAATTCACGGCatga